In Tachypleus tridentatus isolate NWPU-2018 chromosome 7, ASM421037v1, whole genome shotgun sequence, a genomic segment contains:
- the LOC143256217 gene encoding uncharacterized protein LOC143256217, with translation MFKVCYSSSHRDMSGLGTFYPIVIYQKSAYPNDVKTVPRFVIVRRTIKVMTHYPRMPPRVVSEALNTLRTIDCKLHKASGCVLDGRENRHRMKCHRVGGAVTCNNGVSEHIAVTALNLGLGERFIDNVGDF, from the coding sequence atgttcaaagtttGTTATTCTTCATCCCACCGAGATATGTCAGGTTTAGGAACTTTCTATCCTATTGTTATTTACCAGAAAAGTGCTTATCCTAACGATGTGAAAACTGTACCACGTTTCGTGATTGTGAGGCGAACCATAAAGGTAATGACCCATTATCCCAGAATGCCTCCACGGGTGGTGAGTGAGGCCCTTAACACCTTACGAACCATAGATTGTAAACTGCATAAAGCTAGTGGGTGTGTGCTCGATGGACGAGAAAACCGGCACAGAATGAAATGTCACAGAGTAGGTGGCGCTGTGACGTGTAATAATGGTGTATCTGAACATATTGCTGTGACAGCGTTAAACCTTGGACTTGGAGAGAG
- the LOC143256222 gene encoding phosphorylase b kinase gamma catalytic chain, skeletal muscle/heart isoform-like isoform X2, translating into MCRVSLLNTSDVRRRPSSSIAISDAVVTHQNNAYITTNSSCNKNKNQQDGEFHSKLEVLITLTVSDCCGQLDCFVPKVLRTSSYENLYKLNKEVDMNQQQIMLNNMKEWSYKFNCQEWDDIMECLKNLIQKMLTVAPQQMLTVSEAPSQELLKSITPRRTFNAKKTFQNLKKSTLNSLTVELLRSDPYKIKQLRQMIDGCAYQVYSHWLKKDKTQSQVSLFETRPKKSLQ; encoded by the exons ATGTGTCGGGTATCGTTGTTGAACACTTCTGACGTTAGAAGGAGGCCTAGCAGTAGTATTGCTATAAGTGATGCTGTTGTTACCCATCAGAATAATGCTTATATTACAACTAATTCAAGTTGTAACAAGAACAAAAATCAACAAGATGGAGAATTTCATTCTAAACTTGAAGTATTAATaacactaacagtatcag ATTGTTGTGGACAACTAGACTGTTTTGTTCCAAAGGTACTTAGAACTTCATCTTACGAGAATCTATACAAGTTAAACAAAGAAGTAGACAT GAACCAACAGCAGATAATGCTGAATAACATGAAAGAATGGAGTTACAAGTTTAACTGTCAAGAATGGGATGACATAATGGAGTGTTTGAAAAATCTT ATACAGAAGATGCTGACTGTAGCTCCCCAGCAGATGTTAACAGTATCAGAAGCCCCAAGCCAAGAGTTATTGAAGAGTATT ACTCCAAGAAGAACATTCAATGCTAAGAAGACTTTCCAG aacttgaagaaatctacattgaactcCTTGACTGTAGAACTACTACGTAGTGACCCCTATAAGATTAAACAACTGAGACAG ATGATTGATGGCTGTGCTTACCAAGTTTACAGTCACTGGCTGAAGAAAGACAAAACTCAAAGTCAAGTTTCTCTGTTTGAAACTCGTCCAAAGAAGAGCCTACAATAG
- the LOC143256222 gene encoding phosphorylase b kinase gamma catalytic chain, skeletal muscle/heart isoform-like isoform X1, producing MCRVSLLNTSDVRRRPSSSIAISDAVVTHQNNAYITTNSSCNKNKNQQDGEFHSKLEVLITLTVSDCCGQLDCFVPKVLRTSSYENLYKLNKEVDMNQQQIMLNNMKEWSYKFNCQEWDDIMECLKNLIQKMLTVAPQQMLTVSEAPSQELLKSITPRRTFNAKKTFQLGILCVRAVVYFKNLKKSTLNSLTVELLRSDPYKIKQLRQMIDGCAYQVYSHWLKKDKTQSQVSLFETRPKKSLQ from the exons ATGTGTCGGGTATCGTTGTTGAACACTTCTGACGTTAGAAGGAGGCCTAGCAGTAGTATTGCTATAAGTGATGCTGTTGTTACCCATCAGAATAATGCTTATATTACAACTAATTCAAGTTGTAACAAGAACAAAAATCAACAAGATGGAGAATTTCATTCTAAACTTGAAGTATTAATaacactaacagtatcag ATTGTTGTGGACAACTAGACTGTTTTGTTCCAAAGGTACTTAGAACTTCATCTTACGAGAATCTATACAAGTTAAACAAAGAAGTAGACAT GAACCAACAGCAGATAATGCTGAATAACATGAAAGAATGGAGTTACAAGTTTAACTGTCAAGAATGGGATGACATAATGGAGTGTTTGAAAAATCTT ATACAGAAGATGCTGACTGTAGCTCCCCAGCAGATGTTAACAGTATCAGAAGCCCCAAGCCAAGAGTTATTGAAGAGTATT ACTCCAAGAAGAACATTCAATGCTAAGAAGACTTTCCAG cttGGGATTCTGTGTGTAAgagctgtagtttattttaagaacttgaagaaatctacattgaactcCTTGACTGTAGAACTACTACGTAGTGACCCCTATAAGATTAAACAACTGAGACAG ATGATTGATGGCTGTGCTTACCAAGTTTACAGTCACTGGCTGAAGAAAGACAAAACTCAAAGTCAAGTTTCTCTGTTTGAAACTCGTCCAAAGAAGAGCCTACAATAG